Proteins from a genomic interval of Brucella melitensis bv. 1 str. 16M:
- a CDS encoding MaoC family dehydratase yields MKNAITLDQLRESIGTEIGCSEWREVTQEMINQFADATDDHQFIHVDPERAAKETPFGGTIAHGFLTLSLLSTLAYEALPMLEGATMGINYGFDKLRFVSPVKTGARVRARFKLADADIRPSGRVVNHYDVTLEIENSLKPALTATWLIITMVEPPEA; encoded by the coding sequence ATGAAAAACGCGATCACGCTTGACCAGTTGCGCGAATCCATAGGCACGGAAATTGGTTGCTCCGAATGGCGGGAAGTCACGCAGGAGATGATAAACCAGTTTGCGGATGCGACGGATGACCATCAGTTCATCCATGTCGATCCAGAGCGCGCAGCCAAGGAAACGCCGTTCGGGGGCACGATTGCGCATGGCTTTCTCACGCTGTCACTGCTTTCCACGCTGGCCTATGAGGCGCTTCCGATGTTGGAAGGGGCTACGATGGGCATCAATTACGGCTTCGACAAGCTGCGCTTCGTGTCGCCTGTGAAGACTGGCGCGCGCGTGCGCGCCCGCTTCAAGCTGGCGGATGCAGACATCCGCCCATCGGGGCGCGTGGTCAATCATTACGATGTGACGCTGGAAATCGAAAACTCGCTGAAGCCCGCGCTTACTGCCACCTGGCTTATCATTACCATGGTGGAACCGCCGGAAGCCTGA
- a CDS encoding methionine ABC transporter ATP-binding protein: protein MTIEKPPATSAPIVEMKDVRRMFGETAAINGVSLSVARGEILGIIGRSGAGKSTLIRCVNGLEKPDTGSIHIEGREITSLDEDALRPVRRRIGMVFQHFNLLSAKTAAQNIALPLKIAGMPKAERIKRVAELLELVGLSDKASHYPAQLSGGQKQRVGIARALAAEPAVLLSDEATSALDPETTQSILALLKDINAKLGLTILLITHEMDVIRRIADRVIVLDHGLIAEEGPVWKVFANPQSPVTQSMLQVLTPELPAIWRNRLEKKGDQAILRVKLSGMAAKGAFFNDVAAATSLAPQLIHGGMDTIQGEPVGTLFIGLPAEDKTKLKAAIGYLNTHADATEVLGYVSGNA from the coding sequence GTGACCATTGAAAAGCCACCCGCCACGTCCGCGCCCATCGTCGAAATGAAAGACGTGCGCCGAATGTTCGGCGAAACGGCGGCCATCAACGGCGTGTCGCTTTCCGTCGCGCGCGGCGAAATCCTAGGCATCATCGGTCGCAGCGGCGCGGGCAAGTCCACACTTATCCGTTGCGTCAACGGTCTGGAAAAGCCCGATACGGGTTCGATTCATATCGAGGGGCGCGAAATCACCAGCCTTGACGAAGACGCGCTTCGCCCGGTGCGTCGACGCATTGGCATGGTGTTCCAGCATTTCAACCTGCTCTCGGCCAAGACCGCTGCCCAAAATATCGCCCTGCCCCTTAAAATCGCAGGCATGCCCAAAGCCGAACGTATCAAGCGCGTGGCAGAACTTCTGGAACTGGTCGGCCTTTCCGACAAGGCATCACATTACCCGGCCCAGCTTTCCGGAGGCCAGAAACAGCGCGTCGGCATTGCGCGCGCACTTGCTGCCGAACCGGCTGTTTTGCTTTCCGACGAGGCCACCTCGGCGCTCGACCCGGAAACCACCCAGTCCATTCTGGCGCTCCTGAAAGATATCAACGCAAAGCTTGGCCTCACCATTCTGCTCATCACCCATGAAATGGATGTCATCCGCCGCATCGCTGACCGTGTGATCGTGCTCGATCACGGTTTGATTGCAGAGGAAGGCCCGGTCTGGAAAGTTTTCGCCAATCCACAATCACCGGTGACGCAGAGCATGTTGCAGGTGCTGACGCCGGAACTGCCCGCTATATGGCGCAATCGCCTGGAAAAGAAGGGCGACCAGGCAATTCTGAGGGTGAAGCTTTCCGGCATGGCCGCGAAAGGCGCATTCTTCAATGACGTGGCGGCGGCCACCAGCCTTGCGCCGCAACTCATCCATGGCGGGATGGACACGATCCAGGGCGAGCCGGTTGGCACGCTTTTCATCGGCCTGCCCGCTGAGGACAAGACCAAACTCAAAGCCGCCATCGGCTATCTCAACACCCATGCAGACGCCACGGAGGTTCTCGGCTATGTCTCAGGCAATGCTTGA
- a CDS encoding MetQ/NlpA family ABC transporter substrate-binding protein has product MSSVLSRYALTRRAGLKALLFTAAALTVGFASAPSHAEDKTIKVGIMGGEDEDVWKVVAEEGKKHGLNIERITFNDYNQPNEALERKEIDANAFQHKPYLDEQIKQHGYKISVAGYTAVWPIGIYSRKVKKLEELKDGATVGVPNDPTNEGRALRVLEEQGLIKLKPDAGILATPIDIVENPKKLEIKELDAGVVGRSIDDLDAAIVNNDWAAKAGLKKEDAIGWESKENNPYNNFIAVRTDDLDQPWVKALVASFQNDAVKAELERAYKGTGIPAWN; this is encoded by the coding sequence ATGTCGTCAGTCCTTTCCCGCTATGCGCTTACCCGTCGCGCGGGCCTGAAAGCCCTTCTCTTCACCGCTGCGGCCCTCACCGTCGGCTTTGCATCCGCTCCCAGCCATGCAGAAGACAAGACCATCAAGGTCGGCATCATGGGCGGCGAGGACGAAGATGTCTGGAAAGTCGTTGCTGAAGAAGGCAAGAAGCATGGCCTCAATATCGAGCGCATCACCTTCAACGATTATAACCAGCCGAACGAAGCCCTGGAGCGCAAGGAAATCGACGCCAACGCATTCCAGCACAAGCCCTATCTGGACGAGCAGATCAAGCAGCACGGCTACAAGATCAGCGTTGCAGGCTATACCGCAGTCTGGCCGATCGGCATTTATTCCCGCAAGGTGAAGAAGCTTGAGGAACTGAAGGACGGCGCCACCGTTGGCGTGCCAAACGACCCGACCAATGAAGGCCGTGCGCTGCGCGTGCTGGAAGAACAGGGCCTCATCAAGCTGAAGCCGGATGCGGGCATTCTGGCGACGCCAATCGACATCGTTGAAAACCCGAAGAAGCTTGAAATCAAGGAACTGGACGCCGGCGTCGTCGGCCGCTCCATCGATGATCTTGACGCGGCAATCGTCAACAATGACTGGGCTGCGAAAGCCGGGCTGAAAAAAGAGGATGCCATTGGCTGGGAATCGAAGGAAAACAATCCCTACAACAATTTCATCGCCGTTCGCACCGATGATCTCGACCAGCCTTGGGTGAAGGCACTGGTTGCCTCATTCCAGAACGACGCCGTGAAGGCCGAACTTGAGCGCGCCTACAAGGGCACCGGCATCCCGGCCTGGAATTAA
- a CDS encoding VOC family protein yields MSLFDHIGFKARDINRSLSFYESCMPELGLDVIARSGSGFFVSGGERAPVPFLWIYGGDPAGEHGEDRPGDRLHLMFTAGSREEVEAFYKAAIRAGGKDSGSPSYQGPEEMGYYAALVFDPDGNTLEAGFRERKR; encoded by the coding sequence ATGTCACTCTTCGATCACATTGGTTTCAAAGCCCGCGACATCAATCGCAGCCTTTCCTTCTATGAAAGCTGTATGCCGGAACTTGGGCTGGATGTGATTGCCCGCTCCGGCAGCGGGTTTTTCGTCAGCGGAGGAGAGCGTGCGCCGGTTCCATTTCTGTGGATATATGGTGGCGATCCTGCCGGGGAACATGGCGAGGACAGGCCGGGCGACCGCCTGCACCTGATGTTCACGGCGGGAAGCCGGGAAGAGGTCGAAGCCTTCTATAAGGCTGCTATCAGGGCTGGCGGCAAGGATAGCGGCAGCCCCAGCTATCAGGGCCCGGAAGAAATGGGCTATTACGCGGCGCTCGTCTTCGATCCTGACGGAAACACGCTTGAAGCGGGCTTCCGCGAGAGGAAGAGATAA
- a CDS encoding methionine ABC transporter permease — MSQAMLDLLWRSFWETIIMAGFSSLISLVVGLPLALIMILTERGGLAQNLTLNTILGAIINGFRSVPFIILLVALIPVTRFIVGTSIGTWASIVPLSIAAIPYYARIAEVSLREVDHGLIEAARSMGANRWTIVREVLIPEALPGIIAGFTVTVITLIGASAMAGAIGAGGLGDLAIRYGYQRFETQVMIAVVIILIIMVCGIQWVGDRLVNRLDKRNLRA; from the coding sequence ATGTCTCAGGCAATGCTTGATCTTCTCTGGCGTTCCTTCTGGGAGACCATCATCATGGCCGGCTTTTCGAGCCTGATTTCGCTCGTCGTCGGTCTGCCGCTCGCGCTCATCATGATCCTGACCGAGCGCGGTGGCCTTGCCCAAAACCTGACGCTCAACACGATCCTCGGCGCAATCATCAACGGCTTCCGCTCGGTTCCATTCATCATCCTGCTGGTGGCGCTCATTCCGGTGACGCGCTTCATCGTCGGCACCTCCATCGGCACATGGGCCTCCATCGTGCCGCTGTCGATTGCCGCCATCCCCTATTATGCGCGCATAGCAGAAGTATCGCTGCGCGAAGTGGATCATGGCCTGATCGAAGCAGCCCGCTCCATGGGCGCAAACCGCTGGACCATCGTGCGCGAAGTGCTGATCCCGGAAGCTTTGCCCGGCATCATTGCCGGTTTCACGGTCACGGTCATCACGCTTATCGGCGCTTCGGCCATGGCTGGCGCCATCGGCGCGGGCGGCCTTGGCGACCTTGCCATCCGCTATGGCTATCAGCGTTTTGAAACGCAGGTGATGATCGCCGTGGTGATTATTCTCATCATCATGGTCTGCGGCATCCAGTGGGTCGGCGACCGTCTGGTAAACCGTCTCGACAAGCGCAATCTGCGCGCCTGA
- a CDS encoding aa3-type cytochrome c oxidase subunit IV, whose product MAEHHTTAPAELGAPMDYAEHEKTYAGFAGLVKWATVVLVALMIAMAFGFFAGGFFSATVLFVLVCVVAWFLLS is encoded by the coding sequence ATGGCAGAACATCATACGACAGCTCCGGCTGAACTTGGCGCACCGATGGACTATGCTGAGCATGAGAAAACTTATGCCGGTTTTGCGGGCTTGGTGAAATGGGCCACAGTGGTGCTCGTTGCCCTTATGATTGCCATGGCATTCGGCTTCTTTGCTGGTGGTTTCTTTTCTGCGACCGTTCTTTTCGTTCTTGTCTGCGTCGTTGCCTGGTTCCTTCTTTCGTGA
- a CDS encoding tetratricopeptide repeat protein: MLQLAMRLKVMQLSETEVSGIEASGGAGRNGLIIAAALLALTVAGCQSTNSTLSTVDRAQGSSENISSLTSVIQSNPRDPEGYNVRGSAYGKAGRYKEAMRDFDQAIALNPNFYQAYANRALVDRYMGDNNKAVQDYSRAIQLNPQYDAAYIGRGNVYRQAGHLDQALNDFNQAIALRTTDGRAYHNRGLIYQAKGLHKQAIEDFSKAISLNSTAPEPYNGRGISYVALGDYDNAFDDFNTAITLDQNVAESWANQALVYEHNGDKAKAANSYARAVQLDPKYKPAKDGLARTRG, translated from the coding sequence ATGCTGCAATTGGCGATGCGCTTAAAGGTGATGCAATTGTCTGAAACGGAGGTTTCGGGAATTGAGGCGTCGGGTGGAGCAGGCCGAAACGGCCTTATCATCGCCGCCGCACTTCTGGCTTTGACCGTTGCCGGGTGCCAAAGTACCAATTCGACGCTCAGCACTGTCGATAGGGCACAGGGATCGAGCGAGAATATCAGTTCGCTGACGAGCGTGATCCAGAGCAATCCGCGCGATCCCGAAGGCTATAATGTTCGCGGCTCCGCTTATGGCAAGGCCGGACGCTACAAGGAAGCGATGCGCGATTTCGATCAGGCGATCGCGCTTAACCCGAATTTCTATCAGGCCTATGCCAACCGTGCGCTGGTCGATCGCTATATGGGTGACAACAATAAGGCCGTGCAGGACTACAGCCGCGCTATCCAGCTTAATCCGCAATATGACGCCGCCTATATCGGCCGTGGCAATGTCTATCGTCAGGCGGGTCATCTCGATCAGGCACTCAACGATTTCAACCAGGCCATTGCCTTGCGGACCACAGATGGCCGCGCCTATCACAATCGCGGCCTGATCTATCAGGCCAAGGGCCTGCATAAGCAGGCCATCGAGGACTTCTCGAAAGCAATTTCGCTCAATTCCACTGCGCCTGAACCCTATAACGGGCGCGGAATTTCCTATGTGGCGCTGGGTGATTACGATAACGCTTTCGACGATTTCAACACGGCGATCACGCTCGACCAGAATGTGGCCGAAAGCTGGGCCAATCAGGCGCTGGTCTACGAACACAATGGCGACAAGGCAAAGGCTGCAAATTCTTACGCCCGCGCCGTGCAGCTCGACCCGAAGTATAAGCCTGCGAAAGACGGTCTGGCCCGCACGCGGGGTTAA
- a CDS encoding proton-translocating transhydrogenase family protein, producing the protein MADTNLDKALEGLNQAADAVRQAAENAGGFGDAAAAAAHAASGGAIDPFIFRFAIFILSIFVGYYVVWSVTPALHTPLMAVTNAISSVIVVGALLAVGLSLSGWATGFGFIALILASVNIFGGFLVTQRMLAMYKKKEK; encoded by the coding sequence ATGGCCGATACAAATCTCGATAAAGCCCTTGAGGGCCTCAATCAGGCCGCGGATGCTGTGCGTCAGGCGGCGGAAAATGCTGGCGGTTTTGGTGATGCGGCTGCGGCTGCCGCACATGCCGCATCAGGCGGCGCGATTGATCCGTTCATCTTTCGCTTTGCGATTTTCATCCTGTCGATCTTCGTCGGCTATTACGTTGTCTGGTCGGTCACGCCCGCGCTCCACACGCCGCTGATGGCTGTCACCAACGCCATTTCCTCGGTGATCGTGGTGGGCGCGCTTCTGGCCGTCGGGCTTTCGCTTTCCGGCTGGGCAACCGGCTTCGGTTTCATTGCGCTCATTCTGGCGAGCGTCAATATTTTCGGCGGCTTTCTGGTCACCCAGCGCATGCTTGCCATGTACAAGAAAAAAGAAAAGTGA
- the rpsU gene encoding 30S ribosomal protein S21 has translation MQVLVRDNNVDQALRALKKKMQREGIFREMKMRGHYEKPSEKRAREKAEAVRRARKLARKRAQREGLIGGRTGAR, from the coding sequence GTGCAGGTACTCGTCCGCGATAATAATGTTGATCAGGCTCTCCGCGCTCTCAAGAAAAAGATGCAGCGCGAAGGTATCTTCCGCGAAATGAAGATGCGTGGCCATTATGAAAAGCCGTCCGAAAAGCGCGCCCGCGAAAAGGCAGAAGCCGTTCGCCGCGCACGCAAGCTGGCCCGTAAGCGCGCCCAGCGCGAAGGTCTCATCGGCGGCCGTACAGGCGCTCGCTGA
- a CDS encoding NAD(P)(+) transhydrogenase (Re/Si-specific) subunit beta, with protein MSVNLAAFLYLVSGVLFILALRGLSHPTTSRQGNMYGMIGMAISIVTTLLLARPSFGGLVLIIVGIAIGGGIGAVIARRIAMTAMPQLVAAFHSLIGLAAVLVAAAALYSPHSFGIGEVGQIHGQALIEMSLGVAIGAITFTGSIIAFLKLDGRMSGKPIMLPGRHVINAALAAAIVLLIVVLTNTESHFVFWLIVLLSLVFGVLIIVPIGGADMPVVVSMLNSYSGWAAAGIGFTLGNLALIITGALVGSSGAILSYIMCKGMNRSFISVILGGFGGDTSSAAGGEVEQRPVKQGSADDAAFILKNASKVIIVPGYGMAVAQAQHALREMADKLKAEGVEVKYAIHPVAGRMPGHMNVLLAEANVPYDEVFELEDINSEFATADVAFVIGANDVTNPAAKTDPKSPIFGMPILDVDKAGTVLFIKRGMGSGYAGVENELFFRDNTMMLFADAKKMVESIVKALDH; from the coding sequence ATGAGCGTTAATCTCGCAGCCTTCCTTTATCTCGTCTCCGGCGTGCTGTTCATTCTGGCGCTGCGCGGCCTGTCGCATCCGACAACCAGCCGTCAGGGCAATATGTACGGCATGATCGGCATGGCGATCTCCATCGTCACCACGCTTTTGCTGGCGCGCCCGAGCTTCGGCGGTCTGGTGCTGATTATCGTCGGCATCGCTATTGGCGGCGGCATCGGTGCTGTCATTGCCCGCCGTATCGCCATGACAGCCATGCCGCAGCTTGTCGCCGCCTTCCACTCACTGATCGGCCTTGCTGCCGTTCTGGTGGCTGCTGCCGCACTTTATTCGCCGCATTCCTTCGGGATTGGCGAAGTGGGCCAGATCCACGGTCAGGCGCTCATCGAAATGTCGCTCGGCGTGGCCATTGGCGCAATCACCTTCACCGGCTCGATCATTGCCTTTCTGAAACTCGATGGCCGCATGTCGGGCAAGCCGATCATGCTGCCGGGCCGCCACGTCATCAATGCGGCTCTGGCCGCAGCCATCGTGCTTCTGATCGTCGTGCTGACCAACACGGAAAGCCATTTCGTGTTCTGGCTGATCGTGCTTCTGTCGCTCGTCTTCGGCGTTCTTATCATCGTGCCCATTGGCGGCGCGGATATGCCGGTCGTCGTTTCCATGCTGAACTCCTATTCGGGTTGGGCGGCTGCTGGCATCGGCTTCACGCTTGGCAATCTGGCGCTCATTATCACCGGCGCGCTGGTGGGTTCGTCAGGTGCGATCCTGTCCTACATCATGTGCAAAGGCATGAACCGTTCGTTCATTTCGGTCATTCTCGGCGGCTTTGGCGGCGATACGTCTTCGGCTGCTGGCGGCGAGGTCGAGCAGCGCCCGGTCAAGCAGGGTTCTGCCGACGATGCGGCCTTCATCCTGAAGAACGCTTCCAAGGTCATCATCGTGCCGGGCTATGGCATGGCGGTGGCGCAGGCCCAGCATGCGCTGCGTGAAATGGCCGATAAACTGAAGGCTGAAGGCGTGGAAGTGAAATACGCCATCCACCCGGTCGCGGGCCGTATGCCGGGCCATATGAACGTGCTTCTGGCCGAGGCCAATGTGCCTTACGATGAAGTGTTCGAGCTGGAAGACATCAATTCGGAATTCGCAACCGCCGATGTGGCCTTCGTGATTGGCGCCAACGACGTCACCAATCCGGCGGCAAAGACTGATCCGAAGTCACCGATTTTCGGCATGCCGATCCTTGATGTGGACAAGGCCGGAACGGTCCTCTTCATCAAGCGCGGCATGGGTTCCGGCTATGCGGGCGTGGAGAACGAACTCTTCTTCCGCGACAACACCATGATGCTCTTTGCCGATGCGAAGAAGATGGTTGAGAGCATTGTGAAGGCGTTGGACCATTAA
- a CDS encoding 1-deoxy-D-ribulose 5-phosphate reductoisomerase, protein MTTNVALVGLARDLAARAETGKPIRIGLIGAGEMGTDIVTQVARMQGIEVGALSARRLPNTFKAIRTAYGDEENARGATTESAMTRAIEAGKIAVTDDNDLILSNPLIDVIIDATGIPEVGAETGIAAIRNGKHLVMMNVEADVTIGPYLKAQADKQGVIYSLGAGDEPSSCMELIEFVSALGYEVVSAGKGKNNPLNFDATPDDYRQEADRRNMNVRLLVEFIDGSKTMVEMAAIANATGLVPDIAGMHGPRASIDQLSHTLIPQAEGGVLSKSGVVDYSIGKGVSPGVFVVAKMDHPRLNERLEDLKIGKGPYFTFHRPYHLTSLEVPLTVARVVLHGKTDMVPLPKPVAEVCAVAKKDMQPGEHLDAIGQYCYRSWIMTVPEARAAKAIPCGLLQNGTVIAPIKKGELITYANAAPQPGSRIAELRALQDAMLGQ, encoded by the coding sequence ATGACAACAAATGTGGCACTGGTCGGGCTGGCGCGCGATCTCGCAGCGCGGGCGGAAACCGGCAAACCGATCCGCATCGGCCTTATCGGCGCAGGCGAAATGGGCACGGATATCGTTACACAGGTGGCACGGATGCAGGGCATTGAGGTCGGCGCCCTTTCCGCCCGCCGCCTGCCCAACACTTTCAAGGCCATCCGCACCGCCTATGGCGACGAAGAAAACGCGCGCGGAGCCACGACCGAATCCGCAATGACCCGCGCCATCGAAGCGGGCAAGATTGCCGTTACTGACGATAACGACCTGATCCTCTCCAACCCGCTCATCGATGTCATCATCGACGCGACGGGCATTCCGGAAGTGGGCGCCGAGACAGGCATTGCAGCCATCCGCAATGGCAAGCACCTTGTCATGATGAATGTCGAGGCCGATGTCACCATTGGCCCATATCTTAAAGCGCAGGCCGACAAGCAGGGCGTGATTTATTCGCTGGGCGCGGGTGATGAGCCGTCATCCTGCATGGAACTGATCGAGTTTGTTTCGGCCCTTGGCTATGAAGTGGTTTCGGCTGGCAAGGGCAAGAACAACCCGCTCAATTTCGACGCCACACCCGACGATTACAGGCAAGAAGCAGATCGCCGGAACATGAATGTGCGCCTGCTGGTCGAGTTTATCGATGGCTCCAAAACCATGGTGGAGATGGCGGCGATTGCCAATGCCACCGGCCTTGTGCCGGACATTGCCGGCATGCACGGCCCCCGCGCCAGCATTGACCAGCTAAGCCACACGCTGATCCCACAGGCCGAAGGCGGCGTTCTCAGCAAAAGCGGCGTGGTTGATTATTCCATCGGCAAGGGCGTTTCGCCGGGCGTGTTCGTCGTGGCGAAGATGGACCACCCCCGCCTCAACGAACGTCTGGAAGACCTGAAAATCGGCAAAGGCCCTTATTTCACCTTCCACCGGCCATATCATCTGACTTCACTTGAAGTGCCGCTGACCGTCGCCCGCGTCGTGCTTCACGGCAAGACTGACATGGTGCCGCTGCCAAAGCCGGTGGCGGAAGTCTGCGCGGTTGCCAAAAAGGACATGCAGCCCGGCGAGCATCTGGACGCTATCGGCCAATATTGCTACCGCTCATGGATCATGACGGTGCCGGAAGCGCGCGCCGCGAAGGCCATTCCCTGCGGCCTGCTCCAGAACGGCACGGTCATCGCGCCGATCAAAAAAGGCGAACTCATCACCTATGCCAATGCCGCCCCGCAGCCCGGCTCCAGGATCGCGGAACTGCGCGCTTTGCAGGATGCTATGTTAGGGCAATAG
- a CDS encoding Re/Si-specific NAD(P)(+) transhydrogenase subunit alpha: MAQTLYIPKESDPNETRVAGSAETVKKFIALGFDVVVEKGAGEKSRIPDAEFAAAGARIGTAVDAKTADVILKVRRPGDAELKAYKSGAALFAMLDPYGHEDAVAALARAGISAFTMEFIPRITRAQVMDVLSSQANLAGYQAVIDAAEVYDRAMPMMMTAAGTVPAAKVFVMGAGVAGLQAIATARRLGAVVTATDVRPAAKEQVASLGAKFIAVEDDEFKAAETAGGYAKEMSKDYQAKQAALVADHIAKQDIVITTALIPGRPAPRLVSKEMVASMRPGSVLVDLAVERGGNVEGAVPGEIADVNGVKIVGYLNVPGRIAASASQLYARNLIAFVETLVDKESKVLKIDPEEELVKATLLTHQGRILHPAFAKAETAPAAVTEKAEKPKAAPKAPPKAAAKPAKKAPAKAAKKPSSPKSPVDGGEA, encoded by the coding sequence TTGGCCCAGACGTTATATATCCCGAAAGAGAGTGACCCCAACGAAACCCGTGTTGCGGGGTCGGCGGAGACGGTGAAGAAATTCATCGCGCTTGGTTTTGATGTCGTGGTGGAAAAAGGCGCAGGCGAGAAATCGCGCATTCCCGATGCCGAATTTGCGGCAGCCGGTGCCCGCATCGGCACGGCGGTGGATGCCAAAACGGCGGATGTCATCTTGAAAGTTCGCCGTCCGGGCGATGCGGAACTGAAAGCGTATAAATCGGGCGCAGCACTTTTCGCCATGCTGGACCCCTATGGCCATGAAGATGCGGTGGCGGCTCTTGCCAGGGCTGGAATTTCGGCTTTTACGATGGAATTCATACCGCGCATAACCCGCGCGCAGGTGATGGACGTTCTGTCTTCGCAGGCCAATCTTGCCGGTTATCAGGCGGTGATCGATGCGGCGGAAGTCTATGACCGCGCCATGCCGATGATGATGACGGCAGCGGGCACGGTTCCCGCCGCCAAGGTTTTCGTCATGGGGGCGGGCGTTGCCGGTCTTCAGGCGATTGCGACCGCGCGCCGTCTGGGTGCAGTCGTGACCGCCACCGATGTTCGCCCGGCGGCGAAGGAACAAGTTGCCTCGCTTGGCGCGAAGTTCATCGCGGTCGAGGACGACGAGTTCAAGGCGGCGGAAACCGCCGGCGGCTATGCCAAGGAAATGTCGAAGGACTATCAGGCCAAACAGGCAGCACTCGTTGCCGACCATATCGCCAAGCAGGATATCGTCATCACCACGGCGCTTATTCCGGGCCGTCCGGCCCCGCGTCTGGTGTCGAAGGAAATGGTCGCTTCCATGCGCCCGGGTTCGGTGCTGGTCGATCTGGCGGTTGAGCGCGGCGGCAATGTCGAAGGCGCTGTTCCCGGTGAAATTGCCGACGTGAATGGCGTCAAGATTGTCGGCTATCTCAACGTGCCGGGCCGCATCGCGGCCAGCGCCTCGCAGCTTTATGCGCGCAACCTGATCGCCTTTGTCGAAACGCTGGTCGATAAGGAAAGCAAAGTCCTGAAGATTGACCCGGAAGAAGAGCTGGTGAAGGCGACGCTTCTCACCCATCAGGGCAGGATTTTGCATCCGGCTTTCGCCAAGGCAGAAACGGCACCGGCTGCCGTGACTGAAAAGGCTGAAAAACCGAAGGCCGCACCCAAGGCCCCCCCCAAGGCTGCTGCAAAGCCTGCGAAAAAAGCCCCGGCAAAAGCGGCGAAGAAACCATCGTCCCCCAAGTCTCCGGTTGATGGAGGAGAGGCATAA
- a CDS encoding HAD family hydrolase, whose product MNSAYPFDLFIFDCDGVLVDSEPLSCRAFEQVYADYGMALPEGTVAQGIGMKQADIMQMIEDMTGYRLPEEAGAAFWPATRTLFAQALQPTVGIADFLRDLPQKRCVASSSQPERIAFSLQKTGLDQYFGDAVYSSSMVKRGKPAPDLFLFAADKMGVDPARCVVIEDSPFGIEGAVAAGMTAFGYTGGGHSYDGHAEKLMAKGARQVFAHWDEMVREILAAA is encoded by the coding sequence ATGAACAGCGCATACCCATTCGACCTGTTTATTTTCGACTGTGATGGCGTGCTTGTCGATAGCGAGCCGCTTTCCTGCCGGGCTTTCGAGCAGGTCTATGCTGATTATGGCATGGCGCTGCCGGAGGGGACGGTTGCGCAGGGCATCGGCATGAAACAGGCTGATATCATGCAAATGATCGAGGATATGACCGGCTATCGCCTGCCGGAAGAGGCGGGCGCCGCATTTTGGCCCGCCACGCGCACGCTGTTTGCGCAAGCCTTGCAGCCGACCGTCGGCATAGCGGACTTCCTGCGTGATTTGCCGCAAAAGCGTTGTGTTGCTTCGTCGTCGCAACCCGAGCGCATTGCGTTCAGCCTTCAGAAGACGGGCCTCGACCAATATTTTGGCGATGCGGTCTATTCGTCCAGCATGGTCAAGCGCGGCAAGCCCGCGCCGGACCTGTTTCTGTTTGCGGCCGACAAGATGGGTGTCGATCCGGCGCGTTGTGTGGTGATCGAGGATTCGCCCTTTGGCATTGAAGGCGCTGTTGCGGCAGGCATGACGGCTTTCGGCTATACGGGCGGCGGGCATAGCTATGATGGCCATGCCGAAAAACTGATGGCCAAGGGCGCGCGACAGGTTTTCGCGCATTGGGACGAAATGGTCCGCGAAATTCTGGCCGCGGCCTGA